From Hyphomicrobiales bacterium 4NK60-0047b, one genomic window encodes:
- a CDS encoding J domain-containing protein: MKLTSKYFDSIRVKPEDDRSRQEEGAKCNWRGCERPGKFPAPKGRDKEGEYYLFCQHHVREYNKKYNYFVGMDADDIVDYQKESSTGHRPTWAFKEKEALKKGQRSIHDPMNFIEEEEADTAPKTAGGRRLRNMERKSLDELGLPASASKDDIKTRYKELVKRHHPDLNGGDRNSEEKLAEVITAYNYLKKVGMV; the protein is encoded by the coding sequence ATGAAACTCACATCTAAATATTTTGACTCTATTCGTGTTAAGCCCGAAGATGATCGCTCTCGACAAGAAGAGGGTGCTAAATGTAACTGGCGTGGTTGCGAGAGACCTGGCAAATTTCCGGCGCCGAAAGGGCGCGATAAGGAAGGTGAATATTACCTTTTTTGCCAACATCATGTGCGCGAATATAATAAGAAATATAATTATTTCGTTGGTATGGATGCTGATGATATTGTCGATTATCAAAAAGAATCTTCTACTGGTCACCGTCCGACCTGGGCCTTTAAAGAGAAAGAGGCTCTCAAAAAAGGCCAACGCTCCATACATGATCCGATGAACTTTATTGAAGAAGAAGAGGCTGATACAGCCCCTAAGACCGCTGGTGGCCGGCGCCTTCGAAATATGGAGCGAAAATCTCTAGATGAACTTGGCTTGCCTGCAAGTGCTTCTAAAGACGACATCAAGACCCGCTACAAAGAACTTGTCAAACGGCACCACCCTGACTTGAATGGTGGGGATCGCAATTCTGAAGAGAAACTAGCCGAAGTGATTACTGCATATAACTATTTGAAAAAAGTTGGGATGGTTTGA